From a region of the Coffea arabica cultivar ET-39 chromosome 3e, Coffea Arabica ET-39 HiFi, whole genome shotgun sequence genome:
- the LOC113738280 gene encoding VAN3-binding protein-like isoform X1, giving the protein MDRLQPMFRPPETPREPMEFLSRSWSVSALEVSKALAPSQVLAKAVSGGGGAVNVSLTAPLLNGGGSIPEDIVGELEESAAVSGNPFSFASSETSQLVMERIMSQSQEVSPRTSGRLSHSSGPLNGGQSCGSLSDSPPVSPSEIDDKYSRLNNTVNSQYRGCTVATGSAAAVVGGGGKTVGRWLKDRREKKKEETRTHNAQLHAAVSVAGVASAIAAIAAATAASSAQGKDENMAKTDMAVASAATLVAAQCVEAAEVLGAEREHLASVVSSAVNVRSAGDIMTLTAAAATALRGAATLKARTLKEVCYIASVIPMEKGMGVGNGGNGGSNGSSNGSFSGELVPEENFLGICSRELLARGCELLKRTRKGDLHWKIVSVYINRMGQVMLKMKSRHVAGTITKKKKNVVLEVLKDIPAWPGRHLLEGGENLRYFALKTVLRGVVEFECRNQRDYDMWTQGVSRLLAIAAEKNNRHIL; this is encoded by the exons atggaTAGACTTCAGCCAATGTTTAGGCCGCCGGAGACCCCAAGAGAGCCAATGGAGTTTCTGTCACGTTCGTGGAGCGTTTCAGCTCTAGAAGTCTCTAAAGCTCTTGCTCCTTCTCAAGTTTTGGCTAAGGCTGtcagtggtggtggtggtgctgTAAATGTTAGTCTTACTGCTCCTCTACTTAACGGCGGTGGGAGTATACCGGAAGATATCGTCGGCGAGTTGGAGGAGTCTGCTGCTGTTTCCGGGAACCCTTTTTCGTTTGCTTCTTCTGAGACTTCTCAGCTTGTCATGGAACGCATTATGTCTCAGTCT CAGGAAGTATCACCACGGACTTCTGGAAGGCTCTCTCACAGCAGTGGACCTCTCAATGGTGGCCAGAGCTGTGGCTCTCTTTCTGACAGCCCTCCTGTCTCTCCTTCTGAAATTGACGACAAG TATTCTCGCCTGAATAATACAGTTAACAGCCAGTACAGAGGCTGCACGGTTGCCACGGGCAGCGCTGCCGCCGTGGTTGGTGGGGGTGGAAAGACTGTTGGAAGGTGGTTAAAGGATaggagagagaagaagaaagaggagaCAAGGACTCATAATGCACAGCTCCATGCTGCTGTTTCGGTTGCGGGAGTAGCTTCTGCTATTGCAGCAATTGCTGCAGCAACTGCGGCCTCGTCTGCACAGGGAAAGGATGAAAATATGGCTAAGACTGATATGGCTGTGGCCTCAGCCGCCACGTTGGTGGCTGCACAATGTGTGGAGGCTGCTGAGGTATTGGGGGCTGAGCGCGAACATCTGGCTTCAGTTGTTAGTTCTGCCGTTAATGTGCGTTCTGCTGGTGACATCATGACCTTAACAGCAGCTGCAGCAACTG CCTTGCGTGGCGCTGCAACACTGAAGGCAAGGACATTGAAAGAGGTTTGTTATATTGCATCTGTGATTCCAATGGAGAAAGGGATGGGAGTAGGAAATGGCGGCAATGGGGGAAGTAATGGTAGTTCAAATGGTAGCTTCAGTGGTGAGCTTGTTCCTGAAGAGAATTTCCTTGGAATCTGTAGCAGGGAATTGCTTGCCAGAGGTTGTGAGCTCCTAAAGCGCACTCGCAAAG GAGATCTCCATTGGAAAATAGTGTCTGTTTACATCAACAGAATGGGTCAG GTGATGCTTAAGATGAAGAGCAGGCACGTAGCTGGGACcattacaaaaaagaaaaaga aTGTGGTGCTGGAAGTTCTGAAAGATATTCCGGCTTGGCCCGGCCGCCACTTGCTTGAGGGCGGTGAGAACCTGAGATACTTTGCATTGAAGACGGTGTTGCGAGGAGTCGTCGAATTCGAGTGCCGGAATCAGAGAGACTATGATATGTGGACTCAAGGCGTCTCCAGGTTACTTGCCATAGCTGCAGAGAAGAACAATAGGCATATACTTTAG
- the LOC113738280 gene encoding VAN3-binding protein-like isoform X2 — MDRLQPMFRPPETPREPMEFLSRSWSVSALEVSKALAPSQVLAKAVSGGGGAVNVSLTAPLLNGGGSIPEDIVGELEESAAVSGNPFSFASSETSQLVMERIMSQSEVSPRTSGRLSHSSGPLNGGQSCGSLSDSPPVSPSEIDDKYSRLNNTVNSQYRGCTVATGSAAAVVGGGGKTVGRWLKDRREKKKEETRTHNAQLHAAVSVAGVASAIAAIAAATAASSAQGKDENMAKTDMAVASAATLVAAQCVEAAEVLGAEREHLASVVSSAVNVRSAGDIMTLTAAAATALRGAATLKARTLKEVCYIASVIPMEKGMGVGNGGNGGSNGSSNGSFSGELVPEENFLGICSRELLARGCELLKRTRKGDLHWKIVSVYINRMGQVMLKMKSRHVAGTITKKKKNVVLEVLKDIPAWPGRHLLEGGENLRYFALKTVLRGVVEFECRNQRDYDMWTQGVSRLLAIAAEKNNRHIL, encoded by the exons atggaTAGACTTCAGCCAATGTTTAGGCCGCCGGAGACCCCAAGAGAGCCAATGGAGTTTCTGTCACGTTCGTGGAGCGTTTCAGCTCTAGAAGTCTCTAAAGCTCTTGCTCCTTCTCAAGTTTTGGCTAAGGCTGtcagtggtggtggtggtgctgTAAATGTTAGTCTTACTGCTCCTCTACTTAACGGCGGTGGGAGTATACCGGAAGATATCGTCGGCGAGTTGGAGGAGTCTGCTGCTGTTTCCGGGAACCCTTTTTCGTTTGCTTCTTCTGAGACTTCTCAGCTTGTCATGGAACGCATTATGTCTCAGTCT GAAGTATCACCACGGACTTCTGGAAGGCTCTCTCACAGCAGTGGACCTCTCAATGGTGGCCAGAGCTGTGGCTCTCTTTCTGACAGCCCTCCTGTCTCTCCTTCTGAAATTGACGACAAG TATTCTCGCCTGAATAATACAGTTAACAGCCAGTACAGAGGCTGCACGGTTGCCACGGGCAGCGCTGCCGCCGTGGTTGGTGGGGGTGGAAAGACTGTTGGAAGGTGGTTAAAGGATaggagagagaagaagaaagaggagaCAAGGACTCATAATGCACAGCTCCATGCTGCTGTTTCGGTTGCGGGAGTAGCTTCTGCTATTGCAGCAATTGCTGCAGCAACTGCGGCCTCGTCTGCACAGGGAAAGGATGAAAATATGGCTAAGACTGATATGGCTGTGGCCTCAGCCGCCACGTTGGTGGCTGCACAATGTGTGGAGGCTGCTGAGGTATTGGGGGCTGAGCGCGAACATCTGGCTTCAGTTGTTAGTTCTGCCGTTAATGTGCGTTCTGCTGGTGACATCATGACCTTAACAGCAGCTGCAGCAACTG CCTTGCGTGGCGCTGCAACACTGAAGGCAAGGACATTGAAAGAGGTTTGTTATATTGCATCTGTGATTCCAATGGAGAAAGGGATGGGAGTAGGAAATGGCGGCAATGGGGGAAGTAATGGTAGTTCAAATGGTAGCTTCAGTGGTGAGCTTGTTCCTGAAGAGAATTTCCTTGGAATCTGTAGCAGGGAATTGCTTGCCAGAGGTTGTGAGCTCCTAAAGCGCACTCGCAAAG GAGATCTCCATTGGAAAATAGTGTCTGTTTACATCAACAGAATGGGTCAG GTGATGCTTAAGATGAAGAGCAGGCACGTAGCTGGGACcattacaaaaaagaaaaaga aTGTGGTGCTGGAAGTTCTGAAAGATATTCCGGCTTGGCCCGGCCGCCACTTGCTTGAGGGCGGTGAGAACCTGAGATACTTTGCATTGAAGACGGTGTTGCGAGGAGTCGTCGAATTCGAGTGCCGGAATCAGAGAGACTATGATATGTGGACTCAAGGCGTCTCCAGGTTACTTGCCATAGCTGCAGAGAAGAACAATAGGCATATACTTTAG
- the LOC113738256 gene encoding EPIDERMAL PATTERNING FACTOR-like protein 5, whose protein sequence is MAVIRHHHRHRSLSFATISALLFLLLSSVSALTFNHARQFSGGAMREEIRAEVKRAGGMELIKRVLYRRRLTGPGSSPPTCRSKCGSCAPCKPVHVPIQPGLSRPLEYYPEAWRCKCGNKLFMP, encoded by the exons ATGGCCGTAATACGCCACCACCACCGCCACCGTTCGCTGTCATTCGCTACCATCAGTGCATTACTCTTTCTCCTGCTTTCTTCAGTTTCAGCTCTTACTTTCAACCACGCCCGCCAATTCA GTGGTGGTGCAATGAGGGAGGAGATAAGAGCAGAGGTGAAAAGGGCAGGTGGGATGGAGTTAATCAAGCGAGTTTTGTATCGAAGAAGACTGACTGGACCGGGATCATCGCCGCCTACATGTAGATCCAAGTGTGGAAGTTGTGCACCGTGTAAACCGGTTCATGTTCCGATTCAACCGGGTTTGAGTCGACCACTAGAGTACTACCCGGAAGCCTGGCGGTGCAAATGTGGGAACAAGCTCTTCATGCCTTAG
- the LOC113736751 gene encoding uncharacterized protein isoform X2, whose product MKISRGAGKDPTRLIAGIAPSEYKVYDYLEQTAASTQTRDIAIEFVQKCKEYNLAKAEILNILNIRPSCEAALYPIIEDWDIRFSVEEGKEEEELGLLKTICQVLPPPPSVMESGEGIGVEEEDNPDEQQKKAVE is encoded by the exons ATGAAAAT ATCAAGAGGTGCTGGTAAAGATCCCACACGACTTATTGCTGGCATAGCACCATCTGAATACAAG GTATATGATTATCTTGAACAAACAGCGGCCTCAACACAAACAAGAGATATAGCAATTGAGTTTGTACAGAAATGCAAGGAATATAACCTTGCAAAAGCTGAGATTCTCAACATCCTCAACATTCGGCCATCTTGTGAGGCTGCCTTGTACCCG ATCATAGAGGATTGGGACATACGTTTTTCAGTTGAGGAAGGAAAAGAGGAGGAAGAACTAGGGTTGCTAAAGACAATCTGTCAGGTTTTGCCGCCTCCTCCAAGTGTAATGGAATCTGGTGAAGGGATTGGTGTGGAAGAAGAAGATAATCCAGATGAGCAACAAAAGAAGGCTGTGGAATAG
- the LOC113736751 gene encoding uncharacterized protein isoform X1 produces MKILQEYAGALTNFEVLDFLRSRGAGKDPTRLIAGIAPSEYKVYDYLEQTAASTQTRDIAIEFVQKCKEYNLAKAEILNILNIRPSCEAALYPIIEDWDIRFSVEEGKEEEELGLLKTICQVLPPPPSVMESGEGIGVEEEDNPDEQQKKAVE; encoded by the exons ATGAAAAT ACTTCAAGAATATGCAGGTGCACTTACTAATTTTGAAGTTCTTGACTTTCTAAGATCAAGAGGTGCTGGTAAAGATCCCACACGACTTATTGCTGGCATAGCACCATCTGAATACAAG GTATATGATTATCTTGAACAAACAGCGGCCTCAACACAAACAAGAGATATAGCAATTGAGTTTGTACAGAAATGCAAGGAATATAACCTTGCAAAAGCTGAGATTCTCAACATCCTCAACATTCGGCCATCTTGTGAGGCTGCCTTGTACCCG ATCATAGAGGATTGGGACATACGTTTTTCAGTTGAGGAAGGAAAAGAGGAGGAAGAACTAGGGTTGCTAAAGACAATCTGTCAGGTTTTGCCGCCTCCTCCAAGTGTAATGGAATCTGGTGAAGGGATTGGTGTGGAAGAAGAAGATAATCCAGATGAGCAACAAAAGAAGGCTGTGGAATAG
- the LOC113737919 gene encoding chlorophyllase-2-like, with protein MASLSSPAISTSTNVFEYGNFTTELIKVEQGPCCRKAAEQTLPPPKPLLIGTPSEAGVFPVLLFLHGYLFLNSFYSELVQHIASHGFIVVAPQLYSVAGPDSTKEIESTAAITNWFSEGLQACLPSHVRPNLSKLALSGHSRGGKVAFAVALGKAITSLKFSALIGVDPVDGMDKGKQTPPPILTYIPHSFNIDMAVLVIGSGLGEVKRNPLFPPCAPKGVNHEDFFNECQKPAYHFVAKDYGHVDMLNDDTTGIRGNTTYCLCKNGVSREPMRRFVAGISVAFLRAYLEDNSSDLEAIKDGQLVAPVVLQKADFLL; from the exons ATGGCTTCTTTGTCTTCCCCGGCAATCTCTACTTCTACAAATGTGTTTGAATATGGAAATTTCACCACTGAGTTGATAAAAGTTGAACAAGGGCCCTGCTGCAGAAAAGCTGCTGAACAAACTTTACCTCCTCCAAAGCCACTCTTAATTGGGACACCATCAGAAGCTGGAGTGTTCCCTGTTCTGCTGTTCCTTCATGGCTATCTTTTTCTCAACTCTTTCTACTCCGAGCTTGTTCAACATATTGCTTCTCATGGATTCATCGTGGTTGCCCCACAG TTATATAGTGTGGCAGGACCTGATTCAACCAAAGAAATCGAGTCCACTGCTGCAATAACAAACTGGTTTTCAGAAGGACTACAGGCTTGCCTTCCATCACATGTTAGGCCGAACTTATCAAAGCTGGCGCTATCCGGCCATAGTCGCGGAGGCAAAGTGGCTTTTGCAGTGGCTCTGGGAAAGGCAATCACTTCATTAAAATTCTCAGCCTTGATAGGAGTTGATCCTGTTGATGGAATGGACAAAGGGAAACAAACACCCCCGCCAATTCTCACTTACATTCCTCATTCCTTCAATATTGATATGGCTGTATTAGTCATCGGATCAGGCTTAGGTGAAGTAAAAAGGAACCCGCTGTTTCCACCTTGTGCTCCAAAAGGGGTGAATCATGAGGACTTCTTCAATGAATGTCAAAAGCCGGCATATCACTTTGTTGCCAAGGACTATGGCCATGTTGATATGCTGAATGATGACACAACTGGGATTCGAGGAAATACCACATATTGTTTGTGTAAGAATGGTGTATCCAGAGAACCCATGAGGAGATTTGTTGCAGGAATTAGTGTTGCATTCTTGAGAGCTTACTTGGAAGACAATTCCAGCGACTTGGAGGCCATTAAGGATGGACAATTAGTAGCACCTGTGGTGCTTCAAAAAGCTGATTTTCTATTATAA
- the LOC113737918 gene encoding protein LIFEGUARD 1-like: protein MGGFSRKGGDVENANNGQLYPGMMENPQMRWAFIRKVYVLLCMQLLCSFAVGMVMFFNPTIKHFLIANPLGWVFILVACILTLISSLLMSCFGNKHPWNYVLALLFTLSMSFMIGVACAYRRGEIVLQAAALTVLVTAGLTLYTFWAAKRGQDFSFLGPFLLCALLVLIAFSVIRILFPMGRLGSLIAGSAAALVFSGFLIYDTDNLIKRFDYDEYLLAATALYSDIVNLFLAFLSILDGE, encoded by the exons ATGGGAGGATTTTCAAGAAAAGGTGGAGATGTTGAAAATGCCAACAATGGCCAACTCTATCCGGGGATGATGGAAAATCCACAGATGAGATGGGCTTTTATCAGGAAAGTTTACGTGCTTTTATGCATGCAATTGCTTTGCAGCTTTGCTGTGGGGATGGTGATGTTTTTCAACCCTACCATCAAACATTTTCTGATAGCAAATCCACTTGGCTGGGTCTTCATCCTTGTGGCTTGCATTCTCACCCTCATAT CATCTTTGTTGATGAGCTGCTTTGGCAATAAACATCCATGGAACTACGTGTTAGCGCTTCTCTTCACCCTGTCCATGTCATTCATGATTGGAGTGGCTTGCGCCTATAGAAGAG GTGAAATTGTCTTGCAAGCAGCTGCTCTAACGGTGCTGGTGACTGCTGGTCTTACCCTCTACACATTCTGGGCAGCAAAAAGAGGCCAGGATTTTAGCTTTTTGGGGCCATTCTTACTCTGCGCCCTTCTGGTGCTCATTGCTTTTAGTGTTATTCGA ATCCTCTTTCCCATGGGAAGATTAGGGTCACTGATAGCTGGATCTGCAGCAGCGCTGGTGTTTAGTGGTTTCCTGATATACGACACTGACAACCTGATCAAGCGTTTTGACTATGATGAATACCTCCTAGCTGCAACTGCACTTTATTCTGACATCGTTAATCTATTTTTGGCATTCTTAAGTATCCTTGACGGTGAATAA